DNA sequence from the Bacteroides intestinalis DSM 17393 genome:
TCTTCTTGTGCTATCTGTTTTGCAAGTTCCTTTATCTCCGACATATCAGTCTTTGTTCTACTCTCGATAAAAGAAACCAAAATTCTACCATACAAAGTGCCAGATAGCTCACTCCTTTTATGGGTAATACGCAAATAACGCCCAAGTTTTGACTCCCAAGTACCGCTACTATATACAACACTTCCATGAGTCATATCTATACTACTTGTTCCCCAACCATCAACAGTAGCATTGCTACCTTCTGTACTAGTCTGTTCATAATTACAAGACGAACCATATAAAGTTTTAGCATTTTTATACTGTTCTATAAAATCATTGTAAAAAGATTCTGGGTCAATCCATTTGTTAGTTATCCCCATAGAATAAGCAATACAATTATATGTACCTGTTGCTTCTCCTGTTACAGAAATATTATTTACATCTAAATTTGGGAAATCCTTTTTAAGATTATCCTTTTCCGCTTGTGTAGGAACCCTTCTCATAGAAGCAGCTCTAGTAGTAAGTTCGTTTGGATTGGCATTATCCTCCACAGAACCAATCTCTTCGTTTTGCTGACAAGCAATAAGACTAAAAGAGAAACCTAATAAAATTAAAATTTGTTTTCTCATAAAACGATATTTTTAAGTTAGTAATTATTCAGCAAATGCATTTGCATATCGCAAATATATAATACAAATTGTATATAATATAAGAATTATATTGTTTTTTCCACTGTTAATGCTTAAAAACATAATATATTTGCTATTTTTGCAATATACAATCTAAATTATACTAATATGGAAAAAACTTATCATTCATTAAAAGACTTTGAACTATCCTATGGGAAAAATGCTATTGAGAGAGCAAATGATTTCCAGCAGTACATTGAGCAACTAAATGATTTCGGATGTAAAAGCTATTGGATAACTTCACATACAGGTATCGGTTCAACAATGGCAATTGAAGGCTTCAACGAACCTGTTATTGCATTTATTTCTAATGATTATTTAGGTATGTCACAAAGAGAAGAAACTAAACAAGCAGGTATAGATGCTATAAAAAAATATGGAACAGGTGCTTGCGCTGCACAAGTAATAGGTGGTTATCTCGACATACACCAACAGCTAGAGAAAGAAATAGCTTCTTTTGTAGGACAAGAAGAAGCTATTTTATTTTCTTCCGGATTTGGAGCAAATGCCGGAATACTAAGAGCCTTATTGGGTCAAAATGATATTGCATTGATAGACCCTTATATCCACACAAGCGCAATGGCTGGACTAAAAGGAACAAATATAAAACGAATTGGGCATAACGACCTAGAATATTTGGAGAAGGTACTAAAAGAAGTCAAAGGGCAATATCAAACTAAACTTGTAATAATAGATGGTGTATATTCCCAGGATGGGGATTTGTCTTTACTTCCGGAAATTATTACTCTTTGCAAGACTTATGAAACCATGCTGATGTTAGATGATGCACATGGAATAGGAGTAATGGGAGCCAATGGCAGAGGAACAGCTGAATACTATAACTGTTTAGGTCAAATTGATATTATTACTGGCACATTCAGCAAGTCATTTGGTTGCGTAGGGGGATTTGCAGCAGCTTCGAAGAAGATAATACAATACTTGAAATTTTATGCGGACAGCAATGTGTTTTCAGCAGCCCCTACCCCACAAGTCACAGCATCCATACTAAAAGCTTTAGAGATTATAAAAAAAGAACCACAAATAAGAACCAAACTTTGGGAAAATACGAACTATCTTAGAAAACGGTTGAAAGAAGAAGGGTTCGACATAGGAAAATCTGTTTCCCCTATTTTTCCTATTATGATAAGAGATAATAAAAAGGTTTACGAAATTGCTAAAATGTTGCAAGAAAAAGGTATCTTTACAATTGGAATTGTATATCCGGCTGTAAGAACCAAAGAAGCAAGATTAAGGGTCAGCGTTCTTGCCACGCATAAACTTGAACAATTAGAATCTTTAGTCAATACTCTTAATGAGTAAGTATTCGGCCAACTACAGGTATTAAACCTTTATATACAACAATAGCGACTGTCACTATGAACCTAATAGTATCAGCCGCTATTGTTTTGTTGAACCCATATGTTACAGTTTATATCAGTTACAAGATTCCTCCTTTTGCCTTGTCAGTACACATTCCGGATGTTTCAACTTCCATTTATGTGGAAGTAGATTCAAAAGTTCTTCTTGGGTTGCCTTCTTGTGATAAGGCATTTGTGCGATAACATCGTTCAGGTATACTCTGGGATTTACCTCGTGCGCCTTACATGTGGCCAGCAGAGAACATATGACAGACATATTAACCGTAGCTTCGTGATTACCACAGAAGAGAAAATTTTTTCTGCTCAGAGTGATGGGGCGTTGGACGTTTTCCGCCAGATTGTTATCCCAGTACAGGCGACCATCGTCCAGGCATCTTATAATATTATCCCATTTGGTATAGGCATATGTAATGGCCTTGCCTGTCAAAGAACCTGGACTGTATTTAATCCCTTCTGTCTCCATCCATACCTTCATTGCCTCCATGATTGGCCGGGCCAGCTCCTGACGCTTCTGTCTGCGCTCATCATATGACAGGCCGGCTTCGTCACACTGACGTTCTATTTTATAGATATGCTGTATCTGAGTCAGTGCATGTTGGGCCATCTCCCTGTTTTCATCCAAAGCCTGCTCAAAATGACGACGTATATGCACCAGACAGTTGAGCAGCCGCACGTCGGGGTTGGCCTTGAAGGCTGTTTCATAACCTGCAAAACCGTCACATTGAAGATATCCCTTGAAGTTATATTGATTTGCCAGGGATTCGATGACCGCTCCGGCCCGTGAGCCTCCGTCGTAATGAAAGATGACCAGTCTCTCCATGACTGATCTTACCATCCAGAGATATTCCTTGTCGGCCTTGTGCTTTTCCCTGTTGATGACCGGAACTGTAGTCTCGTCCACCTGTACATAATCACAGGAGAAGACTTCACGTTTGAGTTCTTCATACAGAGGCTTAAGCAATTCTACGGTTTTCTTGAACCAGCCGTCCAGTGTACTTTCGGTCAGACCTTTCATTCCAAGATGGCGGTATTGCTGTATCTGACGGTAGAACGGGACATGATATTCATACTTCTGAAGCAATATTTCGGCAAGCAGGCTGGTGTCAGCGATGCACTTGTCGACCGGCATTAGCGGCATGGGAGCTATCTCTACGCCTTTCTGTCCGGCCGGAGGAAGCAGGGTACTATCCTTGAGAGCATATTTGGGACGGATGATCACCTTGACGTAAAGCATTCCCGGCTTGTGCTTGACGACTTTTGTTATCTCTTCGCCTATTCTACGGTATAAAGACAAGTCTACGCCTTTCGGTTCTATTGTATCGGTCTCCAATACGGGCAAGTCCTCTATCATTTTGCGGTTCTGGCGATTTCGTTTTACGTCTTCCACCGATTCCTTCTCAATCTTTTCCACAGCCTCGTCCCGCTTTTCTTCCGCCTGCTGCCGGAGTCCGGAAAACTCGTCGGCAAAGAGATCTGGCATATTAGGATCATATACGCGAAGTTTCTCCGATTTACGACCAAAGAGCTGACGGTTCAGCCATGCGACCTGAGCCGTCAACTCCCTGATACGTTCCTGCAGATTTTTTATCTGTTCGGATTGATTCTTATTAGTAGTAGACAATGAGGCTATAGAGGCATTCAGCCCTTCTATCGTCTTGAGTAAAATTTCTTTTTCTTCCATTGTCTATACTTCTTTTAATGATGTAAATATACTAATTAACAGTGAATTATGCAACAATATCCAAAGTTTACTCACACAAAAAACATATTATACATGGTATTCCTTACGTTCGGCTCTTAACCGCCGGAGCCTCTGTTCCGGGTTTTCCTGTATGCCTTCAACCATCATCACCAGGTCGCGCCATTCCATAGGATAGCTGTTTGATTTGGGATCATACTCCGGCAGCTTGAAGTGACCGGCCTCCAGACGTTTTACATACATTACCATACCTCCGTCTTCGGCATGAAGCAGTTTCATGAGCCTGCGGCTGGAACCGATGAAGATGAAGACATCACCGTTCCTCACTTCACTGTTCATCTTCTCATGTACCACTCCGCATAGCGAACTGATACCTTTGCGCATATCTGTCCTGCCAGGACACAGGAAGTAGCGCATCGTGTCGTTCAGGTTAAACATGGCCGCCTCGAAGACTTTGGGTCAATAATTCCATCAGTATCTCTTCAGAACCGTTCCCGAAGTGGGCACGAAGGCCATTAGGAAACAGCAGTGCAACACCATGCGGCAATTGTTCTTCTTGGGAAGACTCCGTAAATGCCTGTTTAAAACTGATAGGAGTCAACTCGTGTTTGATACTGCTCCTGTCAACGGAACATTTTCTACGCCAGTAGTGATAGGTTGAATAACTTACACCTATCTGTTGAAGGTACGACTTCAACGGCAGCTCGCTTTGTTGCACCTGCAATTCTAATTCTTCAAATTCTTGTCTGTTCATAATAATTGAGGTTTGATTGTATTCACTGCCGCAAAGCTACAACCAAACCTCAAAGTGTAAAAGGTGCATTTCTTCGAATGCTTACCTTAATGATATAAATAAGAACATAAAAATAAAATAATAATGAAAGAAAGGAGAAAGCGAAGAAGTGCCAAAGACATAAAGGAAAGCATTATTAATGCGGCAACCCATTTAATTGAAACTGAAGGATTTTCTAATCTAACAGTTACAGGTATTATGCGACAAGCTGAAATTGAGCCTGTACAATTCTATAACAGATATGATGATTTGAATAAGTTCATTGACGAGTATGTAAAAAAATACGACTATTGGTTTAGCGATATTGTAAAATCACAAAAACAATCTAGTAACGATAAAGCACTATATATGAACATTCTTGTAGGTTTATTTCAATCTTTATCAGAAAATAAAATCATGCAAGAACTTCTAAAATGGGAACTAGCTAATAACAATGAAACTAGTCAACGTACCGCTCAACTACGGGAATTGCACACGTTACCTTTATGCCAAAAATTCTCAAACATATTCTCCAATACAGATATTGACATTGTAACTATATCTGCACTAATAATAGGAGGAATATATTATCTTATTTTGCATGATAAACTTTCAACTTTCAGTGGAATAGACTTAAAAAAAGAATCTGACAAACAAAAAGTTATTAAGGCTATAAGCAAATTGTCAGACATTTTATTTACGTTTATACCTTCTTCTATTACTAAAGAAAATATTGATATTATAATAAAAATGAGAGAAGATAATATTCCTGTAGAAAAAATAGCATATTATACAGGAATCCCTAAAGAAATTATTGTTTCTATCTAAAATATCCGTCCAATGAGGAAAAACCCATTGGACGGGTCTATAGCCTAACCAAAAATCTTTTGTTTCACAAAACGACCCTTTTTCTGTACTAAAGAAAACGGTTCTTTTTTTGCTTAATCAAAGAACTTATGTCGCTACGGTGTTTAGTTAACCAATCTTCCAAAATAAACGAAACTAAAGATGAAATAGGTATTTTGGCTTTAGCTTTGAGCAACCCAAACACCTCTTTTACATCTGTATCAACATATAGAACTTCCTTGCAATTATAATTTTTTCCTTTAATGTACTCTAATAAGTCCGTCAAATCCATTTCACTAGAGCCATTAAAATTAAAAACTTCCGAAGAAGTTGTTTCCATTTCTACATGAAGTGGTTCTTTCTCCTCTTCAACTTCATATTTAGCTTCTTGAATAGGAGTTTCATTTATACTACTCCCATGCAATTCTTCACCTCTTATCATTTTAGCTATTTCCAGAACACTAGAAATACCTTCATTTTGCTTTTTCCTTAATTTATCAGCCATGTGCAAATATATACAATAAATGAATAACTTTATAACAAATATCTATTAAAAGAATATTTTATTTTATTGCTCCTTCTTGAATGATATAATCATAAGCATTCTTCACCTTATCAATACACTCATTACTAATTGCTAATGTATTTATACGTTCCATAGCAACAGAAGCTGGTATTTCATCTGTAACAAAACCAACTTGCTTAAGAATATCAACTACCTGTTCTTTTGTTTCATATCTTACCGCAGTTCTCATATTGTTAGGTAAAAAGAATATTTTAGCTTTTACATTTAAATACTGTAACACTTGGATAAAAAAACCTGTACTATCCATTGTAAATTTATCGTATTTAAATGGGCATATTATTATATCCGCAGCTTTAAGAATAGTTCCCAGAGCATCATCATCAATCTTACCAGGCAAATCTATTAATAGATTTCCTTGCTCAACCTTAGTAAAATCACTAATAATTTTAGCAACATTAGATATATCGGTTTGTATAACCTCATATTTAGGTTCATTATCATAGGTCGCAATATCTTCTTTTCTTCTATCCGATAATGAACGCTGAAAATCTAAATCCAATACTAGAACTTCTTTTCCTTTTTCTACTAGATAGTTGGCAAATTGTATGCAATTAGTCGTTTTACCACAACCGCCTTTCTGATTCCCAAATAATATTATCATATCTTACTTATATTTATTAATTTTGTTGCTGTCCTCTTTTCTTTTTCCTATTAGGAGATTTATCTTGCTGTACATTTATATGCTGGCTAAGAATATCACAAATAGCATCAATCAGATTAAATCCCCTTGCCAGTTCTGAATCTTGTTCAACATTTATTCTTTCCATCTTATCAAGAGTAACTAGAGTAATCCTATCTTTACTATAGCCATCTTTTATAATATTGATTCCTAAATCATCAGTACTTACGATTACTTTATTCTTTTTATCTATTAGATAAACTAAATTATCATCTTCAACAAAAAGAATTCCTTTTTCTCTTAATGTAGAATGTAAATCTGAACTATGAGCCAAATAACTATTTATCATATCAGTATAGACAGTATTTTTTTTATCCATATGCTCTTGAATCAAAATATCATCTTTTTTCACATGATAAATTCTACTTAACAACTCGGCTTCTTTAAGTGTAGCAACATTAAATTTATTTGCTTCATACACTCTGCTATTATATCTAAGTTCTTTCAACAGTTTTTTATCAAGAACCAATAAAGCCTTATCATCACCATTTATAAATATTGTGCCATTCATTGAAAACCTATAACCGTAATCTAACATTAATTTCTTGAAACTATCCATTGTATATTTTGTTCCATCTTTCAAAAGAAGATTAATTATACTATTACAGTGTTCAACTTTTGCTTGTTTATTAGGCTCTACTAAAAGTTCCTTCAAATCCATAACTTCCCCACCTTTCAAAACTCTCTTATTTCTATAATCAATTAATGTATATCCATAAGGTTTAGTATGTCCTTTTCCTGTATGAAAGACTAAATTTATACCAAACTTATCTTTCATCAAAGTTTGAAGTTCTGTATAGGAAAGTCCTTGCTTATATTTAAATAAAAGAGCTGTTATCTGTTTTCTTCTTTCTTCATCAGGTGTATATTGTTTAGCTTTATCTTTTATCTGCTCTAATTGAATTGAAGCGTGCTTTTCACCACCCTTATACAAAATTAATAATCCATCCTTTTCTCTTAATTTCCATCCTGATTGTTCAAGTAACAACTTATATTGCTGCACTGTAGAAAAAGAAAACTCCATGTATTTTGAAATATCATCTTTAGCCTTCAAAGCTAAATCAACATTCATTATTTGATTTATGACTTTCTGTGAGCGCACAGCTTCCATATTATCTTTTACCTTCTGTCCGTTCTTCTGTACTCGTGTAGAAACAATATGTACATGATTATTTTCTGTATCAGAATGAAAATATATCATATAAGGATTATTTCCATAACCCATTTTATTTATATATTGCAAAGCTACATTTTTCAAATCCTCTGCCGAATATTCACGCCCCTTACATGAAATCACTACATGAAATTGTTTTGCCTTGACCGCTGGATTAGTCCTACAGACAGATTCCATATAAGCTATATAATCCGACTTCTTCAAATTATCTGGATTCATAGCAAAATTTTCTGCAACAAGAAGTTCACTCTTGCCTTCCTCATTCTTTCGCTCATTATAATCAATACCAGCGAAAGAAGTTGCCGCTTTTAAAACTACTACTACCATATTTATAACTTCACACCGCAAATATACAAACAAATATTCAATAAAAGAATATTTCAATATAATTTATTCATACAATAAATATACAAATATTATATATTCATATATTATTTATATATATAATATTTTCCCCTAAAGTTTTTGGTATCATAATAATGTTTTCTCTTCGTCCATGCCGGGCAGAACCCGGAAAAGTACGGTATCAAATACCTTCCCGGTTTCTCTCCAGTGCAGGCAGAAAAGGTATCAATTAGATGCAATCCTTTTGCCGATGGGCGGTAGTTCCTGAATGGTGTCGGTGTCTTTTCTTTTATGATGCAGCCGTTTTCCTGTATTCAGGTATAGAGAGAAACGACACAAGGAACTTTAGGGAAAAGAAATAGTAACGCTGTCTTTATCACTAAAATTATATATATAAATATTATATATACATATATTATTTGATTGACATCAACTTACGCCAAGTAACATTCAATTTATCTTGCATAATTACATAGTCTGCCATTTTCTTTTCTACCTCATTAAGAACCTCTTGATTAACTTCTTCCTTATGAATATTTACATACCTAGCCAACTGATTTATATTATTTCCTATACGTTTCATTTCCAAACAAATTTCATCCATCGAACGAATAAATTCTTTAGGGTCAATAAGACCAACTCCTTTCCTAAAGACTCTCTGTCTAAAATAATCTGACATACATTTGCTAGATTTAGAAGCTTTAGTTAGTTCTTCATATTCTAAATTCGTTAAGCGAACTTTCACTATTCTATCTCTTTTATTTGCTTTCATACTATGATACTAAATAATATATGCCCCCAAGTTGCGAGGGGGCTAAACTCCTGATTTATCAGGCAAGATTTGGTTTTTGTGTCCACAAAAACACATCTTGCTATTAATTTCTACAAACGCAAATATATAAATTACTAAACACCCTCCCAAACAAAAGGGAAAAAAATACAATTAGATAAGTTTTTTTGGTATCATAATAATGTTCTCTTATCGTCCATGCCGGGCAGAACCCGGAAAAGTACGGTATCAAATACCTTCCCGG
Encoded proteins:
- a CDS encoding DUF7689 domain-containing protein, encoding MRKQILILLGFSFSLIACQQNEEIGSVEDNANPNELTTRAASMRRVPTQAEKDNLKKDFPNLDVNNISVTGEATGTYNCIAYSMGITNKWIDPESFYNDFIEQYKNAKTLYGSSCNYEQTSTEGSNATVDGWGTSSIDMTHGSVVYSSGTWESKLGRYLRITHKRSELSGTLYGRILVSFIESRTKTDMSEIKELAKQIAQEDIELSDAEKQAVIDKAANINCEVKTKFNDLFNSWNEEISINPQTKYSSSTLAYTTLPQFKEMQAMGKNIIPLIMEKLLDEDNFFLLPLYDAIQTDSQLKISYKKGDAKILEGEQNKAKRTVRLWLSLSGN
- a CDS encoding ParA family protein yields the protein MIILFGNQKGGCGKTTNCIQFANYLVEKGKEVLVLDLDFQRSLSDRRKEDIATYDNEPKYEVIQTDISNVAKIISDFTKVEQGNLLIDLPGKIDDDALGTILKAADIIICPFKYDKFTMDSTGFFIQVLQYLNVKAKIFFLPNNMRTAVRYETKEQVVDILKQVGFVTDEIPASVAMERINTLAISNECIDKVKNAYDYIIQEGAIK
- a CDS encoding plasmid mobilization protein, whose protein sequence is MKANKRDRIVKVRLTNLEYEELTKASKSSKCMSDYFRQRVFRKGVGLIDPKEFIRSMDEICLEMKRIGNNINQLARYVNIHKEEVNQEVLNEVEKKMADYVIMQDKLNVTWRKLMSIK
- the tnpA gene encoding IS66 family insertion sequence element accessory protein TnpA: MNRQEFEELELQVQQSELPLKSYLQQIGVSYSTYHYWRRKCSVDRSSIKHELTPISFKQAFTESSQEEQLPHGVALLFPNGLRAHFGNGSEEILMELLTQSLRGGHV
- a CDS encoding relaxase/mobilization nuclease domain-containing protein translates to MVVVVLKAATSFAGIDYNERKNEEGKSELLVAENFAMNPDNLKKSDYIAYMESVCRTNPAVKAKQFHVVISCKGREYSAEDLKNVALQYINKMGYGNNPYMIYFHSDTENNHVHIVSTRVQKNGQKVKDNMEAVRSQKVINQIMNVDLALKAKDDISKYMEFSFSTVQQYKLLLEQSGWKLREKDGLLILYKGGEKHASIQLEQIKDKAKQYTPDEERRKQITALLFKYKQGLSYTELQTLMKDKFGINLVFHTGKGHTKPYGYTLIDYRNKRVLKGGEVMDLKELLVEPNKQAKVEHCNSIINLLLKDGTKYTMDSFKKLMLDYGYRFSMNGTIFINGDDKALLVLDKKLLKELRYNSRVYEANKFNVATLKEAELLSRIYHVKKDDILIQEHMDKKNTVYTDMINSYLAHSSDLHSTLREKGILFVEDDNLVYLIDKKNKVIVSTDDLGINIIKDGYSKDRITLVTLDKMERINVEQDSELARGFNLIDAICDILSQHINVQQDKSPNRKKKRGQQQN
- the tnpC gene encoding IS66 family transposase, with translation MEEKEILLKTIEGLNASIASLSTTNKNQSEQIKNLQERIRELTAQVAWLNRQLFGRKSEKLRVYDPNMPDLFADEFSGLRQQAEEKRDEAVEKIEKESVEDVKRNRQNRKMIEDLPVLETDTIEPKGVDLSLYRRIGEEITKVVKHKPGMLYVKVIIRPKYALKDSTLLPPAGQKGVEIAPMPLMPVDKCIADTSLLAEILLQKYEYHVPFYRQIQQYRHLGMKGLTESTLDGWFKKTVELLKPLYEELKREVFSCDYVQVDETTVPVINREKHKADKEYLWMVRSVMERLVIFHYDGGSRAGAVIESLANQYNFKGYLQCDGFAGYETAFKANPDVRLLNCLVHIRRHFEQALDENREMAQHALTQIQHIYKIERQCDEAGLSYDERRQKRQELARPIMEAMKVWMETEGIKYSPGSLTGKAITYAYTKWDNIIRCLDDGRLYWDNNLAENVQRPITLSRKNFLFCGNHEATVNMSVICSLLATCKAHEVNPRVYLNDVIAQMPYHKKATQEELLNLLPHKWKLKHPECVLTRQKEESCN
- the tnpB gene encoding IS66 family insertion sequence element accessory protein TnpB (TnpB, as the term is used for proteins encoded by IS66 family insertion elements, is considered an accessory protein, since TnpC, encoded by a neighboring gene, is a DDE family transposase.), translating into MFNLNDTMRYFLCPGRTDMRKGISSLCGVVHEKMNSEVRNGDVFIFIGSSRRLMKLLHAEDGGMVMYVKRLEAGHFKLPEYDPKSNSYPMEWRDLVMMVEGIQENPEQRLRRLRAERKEYHV
- a CDS encoding aminotransferase class I/II-fold pyridoxal phosphate-dependent enzyme, producing MEKTYHSLKDFELSYGKNAIERANDFQQYIEQLNDFGCKSYWITSHTGIGSTMAIEGFNEPVIAFISNDYLGMSQREETKQAGIDAIKKYGTGACAAQVIGGYLDIHQQLEKEIASFVGQEEAILFSSGFGANAGILRALLGQNDIALIDPYIHTSAMAGLKGTNIKRIGHNDLEYLEKVLKEVKGQYQTKLVIIDGVYSQDGDLSLLPEIITLCKTYETMLMLDDAHGIGVMGANGRGTAEYYNCLGQIDIITGTFSKSFGCVGGFAAASKKIIQYLKFYADSNVFSAAPTPQVTASILKALEIIKKEPQIRTKLWENTNYLRKRLKEEGFDIGKSVSPIFPIMIRDNKKVYEIAKMLQEKGIFTIGIVYPAVRTKEARLRVSVLATHKLEQLESLVNTLNE
- a CDS encoding TetR/AcrR family transcriptional regulator, whose amino-acid sequence is MKERRKRRSAKDIKESIINAATHLIETEGFSNLTVTGIMRQAEIEPVQFYNRYDDLNKFIDEYVKKYDYWFSDIVKSQKQSSNDKALYMNILVGLFQSLSENKIMQELLKWELANNNETSQRTAQLRELHTLPLCQKFSNIFSNTDIDIVTISALIIGGIYYLILHDKLSTFSGIDLKKESDKQKVIKAISKLSDILFTFIPSSITKENIDIIIKMREDNIPVEKIAYYTGIPKEIIVSI